The Delphinus delphis chromosome 2, mDelDel1.2, whole genome shotgun sequence genome contains a region encoding:
- the GTF2A2 gene encoding transcription initiation factor IIA subunit 2 — MAYQLYRNTTLGNSLQESLDELIQSQQITPQLALQVLLQFDKAINSALAQRVRNRVNFRGSLNTYRFCDNVWTFVLNDVEFREVTELIKVDKVKIVACDGKNTGSNTTE, encoded by the exons ATGGCATATCAGTTGTACAGAAAtaccactttgggaaacagtctTCAGGAGAGCCTCGATGAGCTTATACAG tctcAACAGATTACCCCCCAGCTTGCCCTTCAAGTTCTACTTCAGTTTGATAAGGCTATAAATTCAGCGTTGGCACAGAGGGTCAGGAACCGAGTCAATTTCAGG ggcTCTCTAAATACATACAGATTCTGCGATAATGTGTGGACTTTTGTATTGAATGATGTTGAATTCAGAGAGGTGACAGAACTTATTAAAGTGGATAAAGTGAAAATTGTAGCCTGTGATGGTAAAA ATACTGGCTCCAATACTACAgaatga